ACAATATCCCCAACTTTGACTACGTCTTCTACTTTTTCTACTCTGTGAGGGGCAAGTTTTGAAATGTGAACCAGTCCTTCTTTGCCCGGCAGCATTTCGACCATTGCGCCAAAAGGAAGAATTCGCTTAACTGGCCCTTCAAAAATTTCGCCCGGTTGAGGTTCTTTGACAATACCTTCCACCCATTCGGCTGCTTTTTGTGCGGCTTCCGCGTCTATTGAGCTTATTGAGACTGTTCCGTCGTCTTCGATATCAACCGATGCGCCGGTCGTGTCGATTATTTTGTTTATTATTCTGCCACCCGAGCCGATAACTTCCCCGATTTTGGAAGGATCGATTTTGACCAAAATAACGGTCGGAGCATACTGCGAAACCTTTTCTCTTGATTTTGGAATTGCGGCGTTCATGATTTCCAATATTGCGCCTCTGGCTGTTTTTGCTTTTTGGAGCGCTTCGGCAAGAACATCTGGGTGAACGCCGTCGAGTTTAATGTCCATCTGGATTGCGGTGACGCCGTTTTTGGTACCGGCTACTTTAAAGTCCATGTCGCCTTGAGAATCTTCTTGGTAGGCGATGTCGGTAAGAAGAACGTACTTTGATTTATCGGCTTTGTCCGTTATTAGGCCGATTGAAATACCCGTGACCGATTCTTTAATAGGAACGCCTGCGTCCATAAGGCCGAGAGTTGACCCACTGGCTGCTGCCATCGAGGTCGACCCTGCTGAGGAAAGGACCTCGGAAACTATTCTTATGGTGTAAGGGAATTCGTCCGGGGATGGTAAAGTTGGAACCAAAGCTTTTTCCGCAAGTGCTCCGTGGCCAATTTCTCTTCTGCCCGGGCCCATTAGTCTTCTGACTTCTCCGACAGAAAATGGCGGAAAATTGTAGTGGTGCATATATCTTTTTCTCTCTTCTTTGTTCATGCCGTCTATAAGTTGTTCGAGAGACGGCGAACCCAGTGTGACTATTGAAAGGACTTGGGTTTCTCCTCTTTGAAAAAGACCGGATCCATGAGTTCTGGGAAGAACTCCAACTTTGGCTGTAATTTTTCGCAGTTCGTCTGGTTTTCTACCGTCAATACGGATTTTCTTTGTAAGAACCTGGTTCCTGAGAAAATCGGCAACGGCCCCGTCAAGGATGTTGGCAAGTACCTTTTGAGACAAACCTTCAATCGGCGCGTCTTCTTTTAAGAATTCTTCTTTAAGCTTATCGAGGGCTTCGCCGAACCAGCGCTCGTCTTGGGCGACACCAGGTTTTTCTAAGTCTTTGATAATGTTTTTTTCGATCGCGTCCCTGACTTGCTTCAGCAAGGTTTCTTCAAGCG
This DNA window, taken from Candidatus Curtissbacteria bacterium, encodes the following:
- a CDS encoding polyribonucleotide nucleotidyltransferase; translated protein: MAKVVRKELELAGKKLVLETGELAGHANGSVLAQYGDTVVLATAVSQKSSVDLGYFPLAVDYEEKLYAGGKIHSSRFIKREGRPSEEAILTSRLIDRSIRPLFPNDYNQEVQVIVTVLSIDQENDPDVLSLIAASAALSISDIPWNGPIGAIRVGQKDNDYFSNPTEEEKKFSDLDLVLVSRNDEVVMIEAGGNQVAEDKMAGAIKYGVEAGREVIKLIEDLVKEVGKPKQEYEAKTLEETLLKQVRDAIEKNIIKDLEKPGVAQDERWFGEALDKLKEEFLKEDAPIEGLSQKVLANILDGAVADFLRNQVLTKKIRIDGRKPDELRKITAKVGVLPRTHGSGLFQRGETQVLSIVTLGSPSLEQLIDGMNKEERKRYMHHYNFPPFSVGEVRRLMGPGRREIGHGALAEKALVPTLPSPDEFPYTIRIVSEVLSSAGSTSMAAASGSTLGLMDAGVPIKESVTGISIGLITDKADKSKYVLLTDIAYQEDSQGDMDFKVAGTKNGVTAIQMDIKLDGVHPDVLAEALQKAKTARGAILEIMNAAIPKSREKVSQYAPTVILVKIDPSKIGEVIGSGGRIINKIIDTTGASVDIEDDGTVSISSIDAEAAQKAAEWVEGIVKEPQPGEIFEGPVKRILPFGAMVEMLPGKEGLVHISKLAPHRVEKVEDVVKVGDIVKVRVAEIDDMGRVNLSMNLEGDPDRGPSRDSRGPRPGGDRRGPSRDRRPKRF